A segment of the Alistipes communis genome:
ATAGACCTCGCGCAGCATCGAAGTCAGCGGCTCGTAGGCGCTGTGATAGATGATTTTCGGTGCATGAAGCGCCAGCAACAGTTTCTCGGCGCACTTCTCCTCCACCGACGCGAAATGCTCCTGATGCGCGTCGCCCAGCGAAGTGAAAAGCACGACGTCGGGGGAGATCATCCGTTCCAGCCGGGCCATTTCGCCCGGCTGCGAGATACCCGCCTCGATCAGCGCGAACCGTTCGTCGCCCTCGATCATCAGCAGCGACAACGCCGCACCCAGCTGCGAATTGTAGCTGCGCGGCGAGCGGAACAGCTTCACGCCGTCGGGCGCCGTCTGGGCGATCCACTCCTTGACGACCGTCTTGCCGTTCGAACCGGTGATCCCCACCACCGTACCGCCGAAACGGCGGCGCCAGTCGGCGGCCAGCCGTTGCAGGGCGTCGATCGCATTGCCGACGACGACATACCCCGCCCCGTCGCGCTCGTCGAGCGGACGTTCGACCAGAAACGCCCGCACACCGCGGGCATACATCCCGTCGACGAAATCGTGCGAATCGTGCCGCGCGCCGCACATTGCGACGAAGAGCGGCGCAGCCGGCATACCGCAACTCCGGCTGTCGGTCACCACCTCCGTCACGCGCCGGTTCTCACCGGTGAAGGTTCCCCCGCAGATACGGGCTATTTCGCTTAACGTATAGTTCATCTTTCCTCCGTTTCTCTCTCTGTCCGCCGGAGACGACCGTACGGCCGCTCCGCCGTCGGCATCCCGTCCGCACGGCTCATTCGCTCCCGAACGTGACGACCGTAATGCCCGCGCCGCCGCGGTCGGCATGTTCGTCGGCGACGCCGGCGATGTCCGGCACCGTGCGCAGGTAACGGCGGATCTCCTCTTTGAGCGCCCCCGTCCCCTTGCCGTGGAGGATCGTCACCGAACCGACACCCACCATCAGCGCATCGTCGATGAAGTTCTGCACGGCCTCGACCGCTTCCGAAGCACGCATCCCCCGCACGTCGATATGATCCTTGAAATTGAGTTTTCGCGCCGCCACGTCGACCGACACCACCGTACGCGCCGTCACGGGACGCGTCGCCTCGCGGTATTCACTGTTCGACACCACGCGCAAACGTTTGCGATCGACCGTCGTCAACAACTGGCCGAAGGCCACCTGCACCTTGTCGCCTTTGAGCGACTGCACCACGCCGGGCGTCTGCTGCCCTTCAAGCACCACCTTCGAGCCGACCTCGATTTCGCGCGGCGGCGCGACGACGGGCTGCGCGTCGCCCGCCGCAACGGGCTGGCGGCGACGCTCCTCGCGGCGTTCGCGGCGGCGCCGCAACTTCTCCATTTCGCGTTCGATGCGGGCCGCCTTCTCCGTGTCGACGGCATCCGCCTGCTCGACCCGCTCCTTGAAGGCGTCGAGATCGCGCCGGATGAACCGCGTCATTTCACGCTCGGCCTGCGCCTCGCGGATCTCCTTGATCGTCTGCTCGATGCGACGGTTGGCCTCAGCCATTAACTCCCGCGCTTCGGCCTTGGCCGCACGCAGAATCTCGCTCCGCTCCTGACGGATACGCGCCAGTTGCGCGGCATAGCTCTGTTCCAGCTCCTCGATCTTGCGGTCGGTCAGGCGGATGCGGTCGCGCTTCTGCTCCCAGTAGCGTTTGTCGCGGGCGATCTCGCGCAGCTGCCGTTCGAGGTTGATATGATCCGAACCCGCCTTGTCGCTCGCCGCACGGATGATCTCCTCCGGAAGGCCGATCTTGCGGGCGATCTCCACGGCGAACGAACTGCCGGGCTTGCCGATTTCGAGTTTGAACAGCGGACGGATCCGCTGCACGTCGAAGAGCATCGCGCCGTTGGCGACCCCTTCGGCGTTCGAGGCGAAATATTTGATGTTGGCGTAGTGCGTCGTCACGACCCCGTAACAGCCGCGTTCGAGCAGCCGTTCGAGAATCGCCTCGGCGATGGCGCCGCCGATCGTCGGCTCGGTACCCGAACCGAACTCGTCGATGAGCACCAGCGTGCGGTCGGAGGCGCCGGCCAGCATGTTTTTCATGTTGCGCAGGTGCGACGA
Coding sequences within it:
- a CDS encoding endonuclease MutS2 — its product is MIYPANFEEKIGFDRIREQVTALCSTPSAKAKLAEEGFSTSADEIERRLSLMNEMRSLLMLERDFPDGDYPDPAPLVAKIRVEGSYLLAAEADQLRKALVTVGAIAEFILGRGGARYPRLWELSRRVTLFPEIVRAIDAILDDRGEVKDSASPELQQVRRAIREREGQAAKRLQQVLQRAKQAGIVDADAVLSVRDGRSVIPVAAANKRKLQGFIHDESATGRTFYVEPVEVVEINNELKELEYAERREVVKVLSAFTESIRPDAEAIADAGDYLSSVDMIRAKARWALANDAGKPILSTDDRLELRTARHPLLQQTLRAQGREVVPLDLALDRRKHILVISGPNAGGKSVCLKTTGLMQYLFQCGYPVPASEVSELPVFRSIFIDIGDEQSIDDDLSTYSSHLRNMKNMLAGASDRTLVLIDEFGSGTEPTIGGAIAEAILERLLERGCYGVVTTHYANIKYFASNAEGVANGAMLFDVQRIRPLFKLEIGKPGSSFAVEIARKIGLPEEIIRAASDKAGSDHINLERQLREIARDKRYWEQKRDRIRLTDRKIEELEQSYAAQLARIRQERSEILRAAKAEARELMAEANRRIEQTIKEIREAQAEREMTRFIRRDLDAFKERVEQADAVDTEKAARIEREMEKLRRRRERREERRRQPVAAGDAQPVVAPPREIEVGSKVVLEGQQTPGVVQSLKGDKVQVAFGQLLTTVDRKRLRVVSNSEYREATRPVTARTVVSVDVAARKLNFKDHIDVRGMRASEAVEAVQNFIDDALMVGVGSVTILHGKGTGALKEEIRRYLRTVPDIAGVADEHADRGGAGITVVTFGSE